A section of the Bryobacteraceae bacterium genome encodes:
- the rsbV gene encoding anti-sigma-B factor antagonist has protein sequence MSRESAHRIESRQEGGATVIACEGRITLGLATNTLRNLLREAIEGGAKVVVVDFRGAVQLDSTGIGELVGALSLANERGASLRLASLPPKIRELLRITRLDTVFDVREDLQDALSGAR, from the coding sequence ATGAGCCGCGAATCCGCGCATCGCATCGAAAGCCGGCAGGAAGGCGGCGCCACCGTCATCGCCTGCGAGGGCCGCATCACGCTCGGGCTGGCCACCAACACGCTGCGCAACCTGCTGCGCGAAGCCATCGAAGGCGGCGCGAAAGTCGTCGTGGTGGACTTCCGCGGCGCCGTGCAGCTCGACTCCACCGGGATCGGCGAGCTCGTCGGCGCGCTCTCGCTGGCCAACGAACGAGGCGCCTCGCTGCGGCTGGCCTCGCTGCCGCCGAAGATCCGCGAACTGCTGCGCATCACGCGGCTCGACACGGTGTTCGACGTCCGCGAAGACCTCCAGGACGCGCTCAGCGGCGCTCGCTAG
- a CDS encoding potassium transporter TrkA, which yields MPRMARRVLLMAAAVAGVLTLGTLGYVFIAGYPWLDAIYMAVMTMTTVGYGEIHPLGRAARLFNTFYIAVSVSTMLMVIGIMTQAIFEAELRNVFGRRRMRKMLESLRGHYIVCGFGRVGRGAAAELRKTGAAVVVVDRDERRVERAQRAGCLALPGDATSDESLQEAGIARAAGLVAALSTDADNLFVVMSARTLNPSLRIAARAAEEETERKMLRAGADTVLAPYKTAGAQLALSLIKPHVRQFLDFALATPDWTVRIEQVEVAAASDLVGKSLAEARIRGEMQVVVLGIRRASGGMEFNPPASAVIGAGDCLIVMGEAEPLRRFEIRAAGGAER from the coding sequence ATGCCACGGATGGCAAGACGGGTGCTGCTGATGGCGGCCGCGGTGGCGGGCGTGCTCACGCTGGGCACGCTCGGCTACGTTTTCATCGCGGGCTACCCCTGGCTCGACGCCATCTACATGGCCGTTATGACGATGACCACCGTCGGCTACGGCGAAATCCACCCGCTCGGACGCGCCGCCCGGCTGTTCAACACGTTCTACATCGCCGTCAGCGTCAGCACGATGCTGATGGTCATCGGCATCATGACGCAGGCGATCTTTGAAGCGGAGCTGCGGAATGTTTTCGGCAGAAGAAGGATGAGGAAAATGCTGGAATCGCTGCGGGGGCACTATATCGTCTGCGGCTTCGGGCGCGTGGGCCGCGGCGCGGCGGCCGAGCTGCGCAAGACCGGCGCCGCCGTCGTCGTGGTGGACCGCGACGAACGGCGCGTGGAGCGGGCGCAGCGGGCGGGCTGCCTGGCGCTGCCCGGCGACGCGACCTCGGATGAAAGCCTTCAGGAAGCAGGCATCGCGCGCGCAGCCGGCCTGGTGGCCGCGCTCAGCACCGACGCCGACAACCTCTTCGTTGTCATGTCGGCCAGAACGCTGAACCCCTCGCTGCGCATCGCCGCGCGCGCCGCCGAAGAAGAGACCGAACGCAAGATGCTGCGCGCGGGCGCCGACACGGTGCTCGCACCCTACAAGACCGCCGGCGCGCAGCTCGCCCTCTCGCTCATCAAGCCGCATGTCCGGCAGTTCCTCGACTTCGCGCTCGCCACGCCGGACTGGACGGTGCGCATCGAGCAGGTGGAAGTGGCCGCGGCCAGCGATCTGGTGGGAAAATCGCTGGCGGAAGCGCGGATCCGCGGCGAAATGCAGGTCGTCGTGCTCGGCATCCGCCGGGCCTCAGGCGGCATGGAGTTCAATCCCCCCGCCTCGGCGGTCATCGGCGCCGGCGATTGCCTCATCGTGATGGGCGAGGCCGAGCCGCTCCGCCGCTTCGAGATCCGCGCCGCAGGAGGCGCAGAGCGATGA
- the lpxD2 gene encoding UDP-3-O-acylglucosamine N-acyltransferase 2 translates to MKLKELAERLGCELRPVAPGDGEREIQGVAGMEHAGPAHLTFLANPKYAHKVKDSRAAAILVARDAGPLHIPALLSDNPYLDFARALELFYQPPRPAPGVHPTAVIAPSAEIGEGVSIGAYAVIGERVRIGRGTVIHPMVVIYEGALIGEDCVLHAHCSVREHCRLGNRVVLQNGVVIGADGFGFAKRKDGTHYKIVQSGPAVLEDDVEVQSLSNVDRATVGETRVKRGAKIDSLVQVGHACVVGEDNIICAQTGLAGSSVLGRNVLLAGQVGVSGHLTIHDNVVVYAQSGIGGDVPPGSVVSGSPAFDAADWRRAVTAFPRLPDLVRTVRKLEKRIAELEARLEEK, encoded by the coding sequence ATGAAGCTGAAAGAGCTGGCCGAAAGGCTCGGGTGCGAACTGCGGCCGGTGGCGCCCGGAGACGGAGAGCGCGAAATCCAGGGCGTGGCCGGCATGGAACACGCCGGCCCCGCGCACCTCACGTTCCTCGCCAATCCGAAGTACGCCCACAAGGTGAAGGACTCGCGCGCTGCGGCGATCCTGGTGGCGCGGGACGCGGGCCCGCTGCACATCCCGGCCCTGTTGAGCGACAACCCGTACCTGGACTTTGCCCGCGCGCTCGAGCTGTTCTATCAGCCGCCGCGGCCGGCCCCTGGCGTCCACCCGACGGCGGTGATTGCGCCTTCGGCCGAGATCGGCGAAGGCGTCTCGATCGGCGCCTACGCGGTGATCGGCGAGCGGGTGCGCATCGGGCGTGGCACGGTGATCCATCCGATGGTGGTGATCTACGAAGGCGCCCTCATCGGCGAGGACTGCGTCCTCCATGCGCACTGCTCGGTGCGCGAGCACTGCCGGCTCGGCAACCGCGTGGTCCTGCAGAACGGCGTCGTGATCGGCGCCGACGGCTTCGGATTTGCGAAACGCAAGGACGGGACCCACTACAAGATCGTGCAGTCCGGCCCGGCGGTGCTGGAGGACGACGTCGAGGTGCAGTCGCTAAGCAATGTGGACCGGGCCACGGTGGGCGAGACGCGGGTGAAACGCGGGGCGAAGATCGACTCGCTCGTGCAGGTGGGCCACGCCTGCGTGGTGGGCGAGGACAACATCATCTGCGCGCAGACCGGCCTGGCCGGTTCGAGCGTGCTCGGCCGCAACGTACTGCTGGCCGGCCAGGTGGGCGTCAGCGGCCATCTCACGATCCACGACAACGTGGTCGTCTACGCGCAGAGCGGCATCGGCGGCGACGTGCCGCCGGGGAGCGTCGTCTCCGGCTCGCCCGCCTTTGATGCCGCCGATTGGCGCCGCGCGGTGACCGCCTTTCCGCGGCTGCCGGATCTCGTCAGGACGGTGCGAAAATTGGAGAAGCGCATCGCCGAACTGGAAGCACGTCTGGAGGAAAAATAG
- a CDS encoding cytokinin riboside 5'-monophosphate phosphoribohydrolase translates to MKKSRHLNRAPLAYKNEAFLDSWNGRAIRILAEYLEPLDRFSREKIRDTVVFFGSARITEDGPMGRYYREAREFARLITQWSNALEPPTRRFVVCTGGGPGIMEAANRGAHEAGGKSIGLNIALPHEQYPNQYISPELNFEFNYFFMRKFWFAYLAKALIVFPGGFGTLDELTEILTLAQTQKLEKKIMIMLYGTDYWREVIRFDALARHGMISPEDLDLMDFVDDVHTAMDHLKTFLTENYLQPHQIRAAEELPDIARSRL, encoded by the coding sequence ATGAAGAAAAGCCGGCATCTGAACCGCGCGCCGCTGGCCTATAAAAACGAGGCGTTTCTGGATAGCTGGAACGGACGGGCCATCCGCATTCTCGCCGAATATCTGGAGCCGCTTGACCGTTTCAGCCGGGAAAAAATCCGGGACACGGTCGTGTTTTTCGGCTCCGCACGCATCACCGAGGACGGGCCGATGGGGCGGTATTACCGGGAGGCGCGCGAGTTCGCGCGGCTCATCACGCAGTGGTCGAATGCGCTCGAACCGCCCACGCGGCGCTTCGTGGTCTGCACGGGCGGCGGCCCGGGCATCATGGAAGCGGCCAACCGCGGGGCCCATGAGGCGGGCGGCAAGTCGATCGGCCTGAACATCGCGCTGCCGCACGAGCAGTATCCCAACCAGTACATTTCGCCGGAGCTGAATTTCGAATTCAACTACTTTTTCATGCGCAAATTCTGGTTCGCCTACCTGGCGAAAGCGCTCATCGTTTTCCCGGGCGGATTTGGAACGCTTGATGAGCTCACCGAAATTCTCACGCTGGCGCAGACACAGAAGCTCGAAAAGAAGATCATGATCATGCTCTACGGCACCGATTACTGGCGGGAAGTCATCCGTTTTGACGCGCTGGCCCGCCACGGCATGATCAGTCCCGAAGACCTGGATCTGATGGACTTCGTCGACGACGTCCACACGGCGATGGATCATCTGAAGACGTTCCTCACCGAAAACTACCTCCAGCCCCACCAGATCCGGGCCGCCGAGGAGCTGCCCGACATCGCCCGGTCGCGCCTGTGA
- the nnr gene encoding bifunctional NAD(P)H-hydrate repair enzyme Nnr, translating to MKILTAAQMREIDRRTIELGVPSLILMENAACRFVEFLERQYAPLERHRIVIVCGKGNNGGDGLAIARQLRLRGRPAALDVVLAWPPEQLRGDAEANHRMLGLLGVPVHREILPPMRAATLVVDALLGTGLAGPARGVALDFIREINHGFPGAEVVSVDMPSGLCEDGESVIPAHTVTFTAPKVEQVLPPTCDRVGRLHVVEIGTPPEMLERDPSLWLALSEPRRFRRLFEPRPRGAHKGDFGHVLVVGGAEGKGGAAAMAGWAALKAGAGLVTVACAEAERRTVTSLAAELMTQSWLDDPGDKDVVALGPGLGCDPEMAAFAQRMFAQSALPMVVDADGLNALAGTAFRGPGPWRVLTPHPGEMARLAGCTSVDIQADRVGVARRFAMERHVVLVLKGQRTVIAFPDGRVFINPTGTPAMATAGSGDILTGLIAGLLAQWPDRREEALLAAVWLHGRAGELAAEQSTEWCVTATDLLRHLPAAIREAAS from the coding sequence ATGAAGATTCTCACCGCCGCACAGATGCGCGAGATCGACCGCCGCACCATCGAGCTCGGCGTGCCGTCGCTGATCCTGATGGAGAACGCGGCGTGCCGCTTCGTCGAGTTCCTTGAGCGGCAGTACGCGCCGCTCGAACGCCACCGCATCGTCATCGTCTGCGGCAAGGGCAACAACGGCGGCGACGGCCTGGCCATCGCGCGTCAGCTCCGGCTGCGCGGCCGGCCCGCGGCGCTCGACGTGGTTCTGGCCTGGCCGCCCGAGCAGCTGCGCGGAGACGCCGAGGCCAACCACCGCATGCTCGGGCTGCTCGGCGTGCCGGTACACCGAGAAATCCTGCCGCCGATGCGCGCGGCGACGCTCGTCGTGGATGCGCTGCTCGGCACGGGCCTCGCCGGACCCGCCCGCGGCGTCGCCCTCGATTTCATCCGCGAGATCAATCACGGTTTTCCGGGCGCCGAAGTCGTCAGCGTGGACATGCCCAGCGGCCTGTGCGAGGACGGCGAAAGCGTGATCCCCGCGCACACGGTCACCTTCACCGCGCCGAAGGTCGAACAGGTGCTTCCGCCCACCTGCGACCGCGTGGGCCGGCTGCACGTGGTGGAAATCGGCACGCCGCCGGAAATGCTCGAGCGCGACCCGTCGCTGTGGCTCGCGCTCTCCGAACCGCGCCGCTTCCGGCGCCTTTTCGAGCCGCGCCCCCGCGGGGCGCACAAGGGCGACTTCGGCCACGTGCTCGTGGTCGGCGGCGCAGAAGGCAAAGGCGGCGCTGCGGCCATGGCGGGCTGGGCCGCACTGAAAGCCGGCGCGGGGCTGGTCACGGTGGCCTGCGCCGAGGCCGAGCGGCGCACGGTGACGTCGCTGGCCGCCGAGCTGATGACGCAGAGCTGGCTGGACGATCCCGGCGACAAGGACGTTGTCGCCCTCGGGCCGGGGCTCGGCTGCGACCCGGAAATGGCCGCCTTCGCCCAGCGCATGTTCGCGCAAAGCGCACTGCCCATGGTGGTGGACGCCGACGGACTGAATGCGCTGGCCGGGACCGCGTTCCGCGGCCCCGGCCCCTGGCGCGTGCTCACTCCGCACCCGGGCGAGATGGCGCGCCTGGCCGGCTGTACGAGCGTCGATATCCAGGCCGACCGCGTGGGCGTGGCCCGTCGCTTCGCGATGGAACGCCACGTCGTGCTCGTGCTCAAGGGGCAGCGCACTGTCATCGCTTTCCCCGACGGCCGCGTCTTCATCAACCCCACGGGCACGCCCGCCATGGCCACCGCCGGCTCCGGCGACATCCTCACCGGGCTCATCGCCGGCCTGCTGGCGCAATGGCCGGACCGCCGCGAGGAGGCGCTGCTGGCCGCCGTCTGGCTCCACGGACGCGCCGGCGAACTGGCCGCCGAACAGTCCACCGAATGGTGCGTCACGGCCACGGACCTGCTGCGCCACCTGCCCGCCGCCATCCGGGAAGCCGCTTCATGA
- the hemN gene encoding coproporphyrinogen III oxidase produces MAGVYISWPFCPQKCTYCNFASGVFPAQLQPHYLERLCEEIGGHAWQWTPETVYLGGGTPGSMPPQTLARILALVPGRPWKEATLEAAPGLIRADVVHEWVRCGIGRVSLGVQSFVDTELRLTGRRHTAEDVARDVAVLREAGIGNINIDLIAGLPGQTETGWRESLEWVARLAPPHVSVYMLEIDEDSRLGRELLSGGVRFGAAAVPPDDRIADFYEMAVEFLENHGWMRYEISNFARPGFESRHNLKYWRLEPYAGFGADAHSFDGAWRTANTDDVRTYAAHGPMPSRTRADLPGERYLAGLRLMEGVEFRPEDEARFGDAVRRFLALGLLERSGGRIRLTRRGVMLSNEVFEAFL; encoded by the coding sequence GTGGCCGGCGTCTACATCTCCTGGCCCTTCTGCCCGCAGAAATGCACGTACTGTAACTTCGCCTCCGGCGTGTTCCCGGCGCAGTTGCAGCCGCACTACCTGGAGCGGCTTTGCGAAGAGATCGGCGGGCACGCGTGGCAGTGGACGCCGGAGACCGTCTATCTCGGCGGCGGAACGCCAGGGTCGATGCCGCCGCAGACGCTCGCGCGAATTCTCGCCCTCGTGCCCGGCCGGCCGTGGAAAGAAGCCACGCTGGAAGCGGCCCCCGGCCTGATCCGCGCTGACGTGGTGCACGAGTGGGTGCGCTGCGGCATTGGCCGCGTGAGCCTCGGCGTGCAGAGCTTCGTGGACACGGAGCTGCGCCTCACCGGGCGGCGGCACACGGCTGAAGACGTGGCGCGCGATGTGGCCGTGCTCCGGGAGGCGGGCATCGGCAACATCAACATCGATCTCATCGCCGGCCTGCCAGGGCAGACGGAGACGGGCTGGCGCGAGTCGCTCGAATGGGTGGCGCGGCTCGCACCGCCGCACGTCTCCGTCTACATGCTCGAAATCGACGAGGACTCGCGGCTGGGCCGCGAGCTGCTTTCGGGCGGCGTGCGGTTCGGCGCCGCTGCGGTGCCGCCGGACGACCGCATCGCGGATTTCTACGAAATGGCCGTGGAATTTCTTGAAAATCACGGCTGGATGCGCTACGAAATTTCCAATTTTGCGCGCCCCGGCTTTGAGTCCCGCCACAACCTGAAATACTGGCGGCTGGAGCCCTATGCCGGCTTCGGCGCCGACGCCCACTCGTTCGACGGCGCATGGCGCACGGCCAACACGGACGATGTGCGGACTTACGCCGCGCACGGGCCGATGCCCAGCAGGACGCGGGCAGACCTGCCCGGAGAACGCTACCTTGCCGGGCTGCGGCTGATGGAAGGCGTCGAATTCCGGCCGGAAGACGAGGCGCGTTTTGGAGACGCCGTGCGGCGTTTCCTTGCGCTCGGGTTGCTCGAGCGCAGCGGCGGGCGCATCCGCCTGACGCGGCGCGGCGTGATGTTGTCCAATGAAGTGTTCGAGGCGTTCCTCTGA
- a CDS encoding threonine aldolase has product MIDLRSDTVTRPTPEMRRAMAEAQVGDDVYGEDPTVNRLEERAAEITGKEAALLVPSGTMGNTIAIKCLTRHGQEVICDSRGHLLNYELSMTAWFSGCLIRPVDTPDGILSWERIAPAIRPLGPHAADTGCIELENTHNMAGGTVYPPEVLKDVCARAHALGLRVHLDGARIFNAAVACGRSVRELCEPADTVMFCLSKALGAPVGSILAGPRDLIAQARLYRKRLGGGMRQAGVLAAAGLVALEQTPPKLAEDHANARLLAEGLANLRGVRVEPAVPPTNIVIFDIAATGVPAAELSARLKQRGVLINPISPTALRAVTHYDVSRADCVRALEEIAAALATH; this is encoded by the coding sequence ATGATTGACCTGCGTTCTGACACGGTGACCCGGCCCACGCCGGAGATGCGGCGCGCCATGGCCGAGGCCCAGGTGGGCGACGACGTTTACGGCGAGGATCCCACCGTCAACCGCCTGGAAGAGCGCGCCGCCGAAATCACCGGCAAGGAAGCGGCGCTGCTGGTGCCCTCGGGCACCATGGGCAACACCATCGCCATCAAGTGCCTGACGCGCCATGGACAGGAAGTCATCTGCGATTCGCGCGGCCACCTGCTGAACTACGAGCTTTCGATGACGGCCTGGTTTTCCGGCTGTCTCATCCGTCCGGTGGACACGCCGGACGGCATCCTCAGCTGGGAGCGCATCGCGCCCGCCATCCGGCCCCTGGGCCCGCACGCCGCCGACACAGGCTGCATCGAGCTGGAAAATACGCACAACATGGCGGGCGGAACCGTGTATCCGCCGGAAGTGCTCAAAGACGTCTGCGCGCGGGCTCATGCCCTCGGCCTGCGCGTGCATCTCGACGGCGCGCGCATCTTCAACGCCGCCGTGGCCTGCGGTCGCAGCGTGCGCGAGCTGTGCGAGCCCGCCGACACGGTCATGTTCTGCCTGTCGAAGGCGCTGGGCGCGCCCGTCGGCTCGATTCTGGCCGGCCCGCGCGACCTGATCGCGCAGGCGCGGCTGTACCGGAAACGGCTGGGAGGCGGCATGCGCCAGGCGGGCGTGCTGGCGGCCGCCGGCCTGGTGGCGCTCGAGCAGACGCCGCCGAAGCTGGCCGAAGACCACGCCAACGCACGGCTGCTCGCCGAAGGGCTCGCCAACCTGCGCGGCGTGCGCGTGGAGCCGGCCGTGCCCCCGACCAACATCGTCATCTTTGACATCGCGGCCACCGGCGTGCCCGCCGCTGAACTGAGCGCGCGGCTCAAACAGCGCGGCGTGCTCATCAACCCGATCAGCCCGACGGCGCTGCGGGCGGTGACTCACTATGACGTGAGCCGCGCCGACTGCGTGCGTGCGCTGGAAGAGATCGCCGCCGCGCTCGCCACCCATTGA
- a CDS encoding oxidoreductase has protein sequence MKRVQTIAVTGATGYIGGRLAPRLLEAGYRVRCLVRSPMKLRDRPWASHPHIEIVAADLSDEAATRASLQGCTAAYYLVHSMISAGRDYAAHDLRLARAFASAARQAGVARIVYLGGLGETGAGLSEHLSSRREVEAALQEPGVPVTVFRAAMIIGSGSASFEILRYLVERLPVMVTPRWVSTPCQPIAVRNVIHYLAAALEAAGTVGDTFDIGGPEILTYREIMDIMGEELGVGRRLVVPVPVLTPRLSSYWIHLVTPIHHSIARPLAEGLRNPVICRDTRIRELIPQRLLTVREAIRAALRKEESGEAETTWSMAGPIPGDPAWAGGKVFTDERSVEVAAPADAVYRTVCRLGGRHGWYANWLWMLRGWLDRLAGGPGLRRGRRHPDAIALGEALDFWRVVGLDPGRLVRLRAEMKLPGEALLEFGIEPLNEQRSRLVQTARFRPRGLFGLLYWHAVLPLHAIVFGGMLRSLKRQAENEVASERR, from the coding sequence ATGAAAAGAGTGCAGACCATTGCCGTCACCGGCGCCACGGGCTACATCGGCGGGCGTCTCGCGCCCCGCCTGCTTGAAGCGGGCTATCGCGTGCGCTGCCTCGTGCGATCCCCGATGAAGCTGAGGGACCGCCCCTGGGCATCGCATCCCCACATCGAGATCGTCGCCGCTGACCTGTCGGACGAAGCCGCCACGCGCGCCTCCCTCCAGGGCTGCACGGCCGCGTATTACCTCGTCCACTCGATGATCAGCGCCGGCAGGGACTACGCCGCGCACGATCTCCGTCTGGCACGCGCGTTCGCCTCAGCCGCGCGGCAGGCGGGCGTCGCCCGCATTGTTTACCTCGGCGGGCTGGGCGAGACCGGCGCCGGTCTGAGCGAGCACCTGTCTTCCCGCCGCGAAGTCGAGGCGGCGCTTCAGGAGCCGGGCGTGCCGGTCACCGTCTTCCGCGCCGCCATGATCATTGGCAGCGGCTCCGCATCGTTCGAGATCCTGCGCTATCTGGTCGAGCGCCTTCCCGTCATGGTCACTCCGCGCTGGGTCAGCACCCCCTGCCAGCCCATCGCCGTGCGCAACGTGATTCACTATCTCGCGGCGGCGCTCGAAGCGGCGGGAACCGTTGGCGACACGTTTGACATTGGCGGTCCGGAGATCCTCACTTACCGCGAGATCATGGACATCATGGGCGAGGAGCTGGGCGTGGGCCGGCGCCTGGTGGTCCCGGTGCCCGTGCTGACGCCGCGGCTCAGTTCCTATTGGATTCATCTGGTGACTCCCATTCACCACTCGATTGCGCGTCCGCTGGCGGAGGGGCTGCGCAACCCGGTCATCTGTCGGGACACGCGAATTCGCGAACTGATTCCGCAGCGACTGCTGACGGTGCGCGAAGCCATTCGCGCCGCGCTGCGGAAAGAGGAGAGCGGAGAGGCGGAAACCACCTGGAGCATGGCGGGCCCGATTCCCGGCGACCCTGCCTGGGCGGGCGGCAAGGTCTTTACCGATGAGCGCTCGGTCGAGGTCGCGGCGCCGGCCGATGCCGTTTATCGCACCGTGTGCCGCCTTGGGGGCCGTCACGGCTGGTATGCCAACTGGCTGTGGATGCTGCGCGGCTGGCTGGACCGGCTGGCCGGCGGTCCGGGTCTGCGCCGAGGACGCCGCCACCCGGATGCCATCGCACTGGGCGAGGCGCTCGATTTCTGGCGCGTCGTCGGGCTCGACCCGGGCCGGCTTGTCCGCCTGCGCGCGGAGATGAAACTGCCGGGCGAAGCGTTGCTCGAATTCGGCATCGAGCCGCTGAATGAACAACGCTCGCGGCTGGTGCAGACGGCCCGTTTCCGGCCTCGCGGTCTGTTCGGGCTGTTGTACTGGCATGCGGTGCTGCCGCTTCACGCCATCGTCTTCGGCGGCATGCTTCGCAGCCTGAAGCGGCAGGCGGAGAACGAAGTGGCTAGCGAGCGCCGCTGA
- a CDS encoding AI-2E family transporter, with amino-acid sequence MSQGPTDRQGRLALALLAAFSAILVALVLVPFLKPLLFAAVLAVAFEPLYEKLLRLLRSTVLAALAATLVIVLLVLAPLGLIAVNVIQEAGVVYQAAVQHTSAQGGWAAWLARTIEQPVQWMAQKTGLPAPDVKAALLDQAQSLVKTLAGWGASLLTNITRSLAHALLGLLILFFLFLEGPKISVAMYEWSPLPREKTAQLLVAVRESIVANFYGIVAVALVQGLLTALGFLFTGLGAPVFWGVAAAFCSLIPVAGTALVWLPAALFLLFQGAWGKALFLALWGALVVGMSDNFVRPWVLSGRTGMSGLLVFFALMGGMQAFGVIGIFAGPVIFSTAAAVFRMLREESGRASAVTSSEAAVAGPDGPASPRA; translated from the coding sequence ATGAGTCAGGGACCCACAGACCGGCAGGGACGGCTCGCGCTCGCGCTGCTGGCCGCCTTCAGCGCCATTCTCGTGGCGCTGGTGCTTGTGCCCTTCCTGAAACCGCTGCTGTTTGCGGCCGTGCTGGCGGTGGCATTCGAGCCGCTGTACGAGAAGCTGCTGCGGCTGTTGCGTTCCACTGTGCTGGCGGCGCTGGCGGCGACGCTCGTCATCGTGCTTCTTGTTCTCGCGCCGCTGGGGCTGATCGCGGTGAATGTCATCCAGGAGGCCGGCGTGGTCTACCAGGCCGCGGTGCAGCACACTTCCGCGCAGGGTGGCTGGGCGGCGTGGCTCGCCCGGACCATCGAACAGCCGGTTCAGTGGATGGCGCAGAAGACAGGACTTCCAGCGCCCGACGTGAAGGCGGCGCTGCTCGACCAGGCGCAGTCGCTCGTGAAGACGCTCGCCGGCTGGGGCGCGTCGCTGCTGACCAACATCACGCGCTCTCTGGCCCATGCGCTGCTGGGGCTGCTCATCCTGTTTTTCCTCTTTCTCGAAGGGCCAAAGATCAGCGTTGCCATGTATGAGTGGTCGCCGTTGCCGCGGGAGAAAACGGCCCAACTGCTGGTCGCGGTCCGCGAATCGATCGTCGCCAATTTCTACGGCATTGTCGCTGTGGCCCTGGTCCAGGGCCTGCTCACTGCCCTGGGGTTCCTCTTCACCGGACTGGGGGCGCCGGTGTTCTGGGGCGTGGCGGCGGCGTTCTGCTCGCTGATCCCCGTGGCCGGCACGGCCCTTGTGTGGCTGCCCGCGGCGCTCTTTCTGCTCTTCCAGGGCGCCTGGGGAAAGGCCCTGTTTCTGGCGCTCTGGGGAGCATTGGTCGTGGGAATGTCGGACAATTTCGTCCGCCCCTGGGTGCTCAGCGGGCGGACCGGAATGAGCGGATTGCTTGTCTTTTTCGCGCTCATGGGCGGAATGCAGGCCTTCGGGGTGATCGGAATTTTCGCCGGTCCGGTGATCTTTTCCACCGCCGCGGCCGTCTTCCGGATGCTGCGCGAAGAATCCGGCCGGGCGTCCGCGGTCACTTCTTCGGAGGCTGCTGTGGCTGGCCCAGACGGCCCGGCTTCTCCCCGGGCTTGA
- the yjeE gene encoding tRNA (adenosine(37)-N6)-threonylcarbamoyltransferase complex ATPase subunit type 1 TsaE, translating to MRTRTFITRSEEETIALAAELARQWPVPCCVVLSGELGAGKTTFAKGVAEGLGAAPADDISSPTFALIHEHGGGRLYHVDLYRLDTEAEAASLGLDEILARPAVVLLEWAERFPRLLPEERIEIRIEAQPDDSRRIQITELP from the coding sequence ATGAGGACGCGCACGTTCATCACGCGCAGCGAGGAGGAGACGATCGCGCTGGCCGCCGAGCTGGCGCGCCAGTGGCCCGTGCCCTGCTGCGTCGTGCTCAGCGGCGAACTGGGCGCGGGCAAGACCACCTTCGCCAAGGGCGTGGCCGAAGGACTGGGCGCGGCGCCCGCCGACGACATCTCCAGCCCGACTTTCGCCCTCATCCACGAGCACGGCGGCGGGCGCCTTTATCACGTCGACCTCTACCGGCTCGATACGGAGGCCGAGGCGGCCTCGCTCGGGCTGGATGAGATCCTGGCGCGGCCGGCCGTGGTGCTGCTTGAATGGGCGGAACGGTTCCCGCGGCTGCTGCCGGAGGAACGCATCGAGATCCGCATCGAGGCGCAGCCGGACGACTCGCGCCGGATCCAGATCACGGAGCTGCCATGA